A DNA window from Chelativorans sp. AA-79 contains the following coding sequences:
- a CDS encoding substrate-binding domain-containing protein: MKRIVLTASAASIALVAAVGSAAARDQIRIVGSSTVFPYTQAVAEEFGNLGSFPAPVTESTGTGGGMQIFCGGVGVDHPDITGASRAMKESEYELCVENGVDNVTEVQIGSDGLSIAHSVDGPEIDLTKAQIFQALAAEVEVDGEVVANPYKRWNEIDSSLPDAEITVFGPPPTSGTRDAFVELVMEAGCEEFPAIEALEGDRKDEVCQRMRTDGPFIEAGENDNLIVQRLQADHNALGIFGYSFLYENQDTLKAVAVDGVKPSPESIADESYTVSRPLFFYVKNAHRGVVPGLQEFVEEYVSEEAMGPGGYLEERGLIPLSDEKREEVRNAAIEGKSLTRFTQ; this comes from the coding sequence ATGAAAAGAATCGTCTTAACCGCTTCGGCGGCCTCAATCGCTCTTGTTGCGGCGGTTGGCTCGGCTGCTGCGCGTGATCAGATTCGCATCGTCGGCTCATCGACGGTGTTTCCCTACACGCAAGCCGTCGCTGAAGAGTTCGGCAATCTCGGCAGCTTCCCGGCTCCGGTGACCGAATCGACGGGTACGGGCGGCGGCATGCAGATCTTCTGCGGCGGCGTTGGTGTCGACCATCCCGATATCACCGGAGCCTCGCGCGCCATGAAGGAGAGCGAGTACGAACTCTGCGTCGAGAATGGCGTGGACAATGTCACCGAAGTGCAGATCGGCTCCGACGGCCTGTCGATCGCACACTCGGTCGATGGTCCGGAAATCGACCTGACCAAGGCGCAGATATTCCAGGCGCTCGCCGCTGAGGTCGAGGTGGACGGGGAAGTCGTGGCGAACCCGTACAAGCGGTGGAACGAGATCGACTCCTCGCTGCCGGATGCGGAAATCACCGTTTTTGGGCCTCCTCCCACCTCCGGCACCCGCGATGCCTTCGTCGAGCTGGTTATGGAAGCTGGTTGCGAAGAGTTCCCTGCCATCGAAGCGCTCGAAGGTGACCGTAAGGATGAGGTCTGCCAGCGCATGCGCACCGACGGCCCGTTCATCGAAGCCGGCGAGAACGACAACCTGATCGTTCAGCGCCTGCAGGCCGACCACAACGCACTGGGCATCTTCGGCTATTCCTTCCTCTATGAGAACCAGGATACGCTGAAGGCGGTGGCGGTCGATGGCGTAAAGCCCTCTCCCGAGTCCATTGCCGACGAGTCCTACACGGTCTCTCGTCCGCTGTTCTTCTATGTCAAGAACGCGCATCGCGGCGTCGTTCCGGGTCTTCAGGAGTTCGTCGAGGAATACGTCTCTGAAGAGGCGATGGGCCCCGGCGGCTATCTCGAAGAGCGCGGTCTCATTCCGCTCTCCGACGAGAAGCGTGAAGAAGTCCGCAATGCGGCGATCGAAGGCAAGAGCCTCACCCGCTTCACGCAGTAA
- the pstC gene encoding phosphate ABC transporter permease subunit PstC has product MTGYLFFTILALSLIAFYVGRTTASRFVAANRAEVHSRPIYHGAFAAVWVGLPALILVLLWLLMQGAVLDRLLLASLPDSLTEGASASQLSLYLSEIKNVASGRIFSEPSPEITAAAERYSNWQMIAQWAMVVVALAVAALALYLARTRMAPRFRARQNFERALDIVMIFSAVVAILVTIGIVVSLTFEAMRFFRLVPPQEFFFGLNWEPQIAIREDQVAGTGAFGAVPVFTGTLLIATIALLVAIPIGLFSAIYLVEFANERVRGIIKPLLEILAGVPTVVYGFFAVLTVAPAIRQAGGLMGIAISPNSALAAGGVMGIMIIPFISSLSDDALRAVPQSMRDGSFAMGATRAETITRVLLPAALPGIVGGVLLAASRAIGETMIVVMAAGLTATLTANPLEGVTTVTVQIVTLLIGDTAFDNPKTLSAFALGLVLFVVTLCLNVLALRIVRRYREKYE; this is encoded by the coding sequence GTGACCGGATATCTGTTCTTCACAATCCTGGCCCTGTCGCTCATCGCCTTCTATGTGGGGCGGACGACGGCAAGCCGGTTCGTCGCCGCAAATAGGGCGGAAGTACATTCGCGCCCGATCTATCACGGCGCCTTCGCGGCCGTCTGGGTGGGCCTTCCCGCCCTTATCCTCGTTCTTCTGTGGCTCCTTATGCAGGGCGCCGTCCTTGATCGGTTGCTTCTGGCCTCTTTGCCGGACAGCCTGACCGAAGGCGCGTCAGCCTCGCAGCTTTCGCTCTATCTCAGCGAGATCAAGAATGTCGCTTCGGGGCGCATCTTCAGCGAGCCGTCGCCGGAGATCACCGCCGCTGCGGAGCGCTACAGCAACTGGCAGATGATCGCGCAATGGGCGATGGTGGTGGTGGCGCTCGCGGTTGCCGCGCTGGCGCTTTATCTCGCCCGGACCCGCATGGCGCCGCGCTTCCGTGCGCGTCAGAATTTCGAGCGGGCGCTGGACATCGTCATGATCTTTTCCGCCGTCGTGGCGATCCTGGTGACGATCGGCATCGTCGTGTCGCTCACTTTCGAGGCGATGCGCTTCTTCAGGCTCGTGCCGCCGCAGGAATTCTTCTTCGGGCTCAATTGGGAGCCGCAGATCGCCATCCGCGAGGACCAAGTGGCCGGAACGGGCGCGTTCGGCGCAGTTCCTGTCTTCACAGGAACGCTCCTGATCGCGACAATCGCGCTTCTCGTCGCCATTCCGATCGGCCTCTTCTCGGCAATCTACCTGGTCGAGTTCGCGAATGAGCGCGTTCGGGGCATCATCAAGCCGCTCCTGGAAATCCTCGCAGGCGTGCCCACCGTGGTCTACGGCTTCTTTGCCGTGCTTACGGTCGCCCCCGCGATCCGGCAGGCCGGCGGCCTGATGGGTATCGCCATATCGCCAAACAGCGCGCTGGCTGCGGGCGGGGTCATGGGGATCATGATCATCCCCTTCATCTCCTCTCTGTCCGACGATGCGTTGAGGGCAGTGCCGCAGTCGATGCGCGACGGTTCCTTCGCCATGGGTGCCACGCGCGCCGAGACGATCACGCGGGTGCTGCTCCCCGCTGCCCTTCCGGGCATTGTCGGCGGTGTCCTGCTGGCTGCAAGCCGCGCCATCGGAGAGACGATGATCGTGGTGATGGCCGCGGGCCTTACCGCGACGCTTACAGCCAATCCGCTCGAGGGCGTCACCACGGTGACGGTGCAGATCGTCACGCTGCTGATCGGCGATACAGCTTTCGACAATCCAAAGACCCTCTCGGCCTTTGCGCTCGGCCTGGTCCTGTTTGTCGTGACGCTTTGCCTCAATGTCCTGGCGCTGCGCATCGTGCGCCGCTATCGCGAGAAGTATGAGTAG
- the pstA gene encoding phosphate ABC transporter permease PstA, which translates to MADTTTSAPKPFNWSSPEAAAVRKRRYAADRRLRLYGLISILTAIGLLGVLIASLVATGHSAFLQTKIAVEFTADPANVPADDPASGNFRAVVSDAVQRLFPGIDNPRELRTAAGILSNGTVNIVRNYVAGNPQVVGSSFTLNVPASDPYDQLYKGVIDRDLPEDRRRVSDAQIALFQSLEERGLVSAPFNWGLFVNADSRFPELAGLAGAIVGSFYALLVTFLISFPVGIAAAIYLEEFAPKNRWTDLIEVNINNLAAVPSIVFGLLGLAVFIQVFGLPRSAPLVGGLVLSLMTLPTMIIVTRAAMKSIPPSIREAALGIGASRHEVILHHVLPLALPGILTGTIIGLAQALGETAPLLLIGMNAFLTTPPGGIMDPATALPTQIFIWADSPERGFVSRTSAAILVLLGFLIFMNAVAIYLRQRFERRW; encoded by the coding sequence ATGGCCGATACGACAACTTCCGCCCCCAAGCCTTTCAATTGGTCGTCGCCGGAAGCGGCAGCGGTGCGCAAGCGCCGCTATGCCGCGGATCGCCGCCTGCGGCTCTATGGCCTGATATCGATTTTGACCGCAATCGGTCTCCTCGGCGTGCTGATCGCATCACTGGTCGCCACCGGCCATAGTGCCTTCCTCCAGACGAAGATCGCCGTCGAGTTCACAGCCGATCCGGCGAACGTGCCGGCGGACGATCCCGCCTCGGGCAATTTCCGCGCCGTGGTCTCCGATGCCGTGCAGCGGTTGTTCCCCGGGATCGACAATCCGCGTGAACTACGGACGGCAGCAGGCATTCTCTCCAATGGCACGGTCAATATCGTGCGAAACTACGTGGCCGGGAATCCGCAGGTCGTCGGCAGCTCGTTCACTTTGAACGTTCCCGCCTCGGATCCCTATGACCAGCTTTACAAGGGCGTGATCGACCGAGACCTTCCAGAGGATCGCCGCAGGGTTTCGGATGCGCAGATTGCGCTTTTTCAATCGCTGGAGGAGCGCGGTCTGGTGTCCGCGCCGTTCAACTGGGGCCTGTTCGTCAACGCCGACAGCCGCTTCCCAGAACTGGCCGGTCTTGCGGGTGCTATCGTTGGTTCCTTTTATGCCCTTCTGGTGACGTTCCTGATCTCTTTCCCGGTGGGCATCGCGGCGGCGATCTATCTGGAGGAGTTCGCGCCCAAGAACCGCTGGACGGACCTCATCGAAGTGAACATCAACAATCTGGCTGCCGTGCCGTCGATCGTCTTCGGCCTGCTGGGACTTGCCGTCTTCATCCAGGTCTTCGGTCTGCCGCGGTCCGCGCCGCTGGTCGGCGGTCTGGTGCTCTCGCTGATGACCCTGCCAACCATGATCATCGTCACGCGCGCGGCGATGAAGTCGATTCCTCCTTCCATCCGTGAAGCCGCTCTCGGCATCGGCGCGTCGCGCCACGAGGTCATCCTGCACCACGTCCTGCCGCTGGCGCTGCCTGGCATCCTGACGGGCACGATCATCGGTCTGGCGCAGGCACTGGGCGAGACAGCCCCCCTGCTGCTTATCGGGATGAACGCCTTCCTGACCACGCCGCCGGGTGGTATCATGGATCCAGCCACCGCCCTGCCGACGCAGATCTTCATCTGGGCAGACAGCCCCGAGCGCGGCTTCGTCTCACGCACCTCGGCCGCAATTCTCGTGCTCTTGGGCTTCCTGATATTCATGAACGCGGTGGCCATCTATCTCCGGCAACGGTTCGAACGTCGCTGGTAA
- the pstB gene encoding phosphate ABC transporter ATP-binding protein PstB, with protein MNMLTDTAVENALDEAPRAETVKMRGSKVSVFYGEKQALFEVGLDIRENQVTALIGPSGCGKSTFLRCLNRMNDTIESARVTGDITLDGENIYDPRIDVVELRARVGMVFQKPNPFPKSIYENVAYGPRIHGLASAKSDLDGVVETSLQKAGLWSEVKDRLQEPGTGLSGGQQQRLCIARAIAVSPEVILMDEPCSALDPIATAKVEELIDELRENYTIVIVTHSMQQAARVSQRTAMFHLGNLVEEGPTDKMFTNPEDKRTQDYITGRFG; from the coding sequence ATGAATATGCTGACAGATACAGCCGTCGAAAATGCGCTCGACGAAGCGCCCCGGGCTGAAACCGTGAAGATGCGTGGCTCCAAAGTCAGTGTCTTCTATGGTGAGAAGCAGGCGCTCTTCGAGGTTGGTCTCGACATCCGTGAAAACCAGGTGACGGCGTTGATCGGTCCCTCGGGCTGTGGCAAGTCGACGTTCCTGCGTTGTCTGAACCGCATGAACGACACGATCGAGAGCGCCCGCGTAACGGGCGACATCACCCTCGATGGCGAGAACATCTACGATCCGCGCATCGACGTGGTGGAATTGCGCGCCCGCGTCGGCATGGTGTTCCAGAAGCCCAATCCGTTTCCAAAGTCGATTTACGAGAACGTCGCCTACGGCCCTCGTATTCATGGCCTGGCCAGTGCCAAGAGCGATCTCGACGGCGTTGTGGAGACCAGCCTGCAGAAAGCGGGCCTCTGGAGCGAGGTGAAAGACCGGCTGCAAGAGCCTGGAACGGGCCTCTCCGGCGGCCAGCAGCAGCGCCTCTGCATTGCCCGCGCCATCGCCGTCTCGCCCGAAGTCATCCTGATGGACGAGCCTTGCTCGGCGCTTGATCCGATCGCGACCGCCAAGGTCGAGGAGCTGATCGACGAACTGCGCGAGAACTATACGATCGTCATCGTGACCCACTCCATGCAGCAGGCCGCCCGCGTCTCCCAGCGCACGGCGATGTTCCATCTCGGGAACCTGGTCGAAGAGGGGCCGACCGACAAGATGTTCACCAACCCGGAAGACAAGCGGACCCAGGATTACATCACAGGCCGGTTCGGCTGA
- the phoU gene encoding phosphate signaling complex protein PhoU yields the protein MGQHTVASFDEDLEHLDRLIREMGDLSAAMTQAATRSLLYSDNALAQRVISDDVVMDAKQRELDERAITLIAKRQPMAQDLRAVVGAIRMAADLERIGDLAKNIAKRVGAVGGGAPRGLTQPIETMSNMVLEQVNLVVDRYVTRQPEALTKLRDEDEKIDIQYTSVFRQLLTYMMEDPRNITACTHLLFCAKNLERIGDHVTNIAENAYYVLTGLQLPVQRPKQDETQVTAG from the coding sequence ATGGGCCAGCATACCGTCGCCTCTTTCGACGAGGATCTGGAGCACCTCGACCGCCTCATCCGTGAGATGGGCGACCTTTCGGCGGCCATGACGCAGGCTGCAACCAGGTCGCTGCTCTATTCAGACAATGCGCTCGCGCAGCGCGTGATCTCCGACGACGTCGTCATGGACGCAAAGCAGCGCGAACTCGATGAGCGCGCGATCACGCTCATCGCCAAGCGCCAGCCCATGGCGCAGGACCTGCGGGCGGTTGTCGGTGCGATCCGCATGGCGGCCGACCTCGAGCGGATCGGCGATCTCGCCAAGAACATCGCCAAGCGCGTCGGTGCGGTGGGCGGCGGCGCTCCCCGCGGCCTGACGCAGCCGATCGAGACCATGTCCAACATGGTGCTGGAACAAGTGAACCTGGTGGTGGACCGCTATGTCACGCGCCAGCCCGAAGCGCTGACCAAGCTGCGCGACGAGGACGAGAAGATCGATATCCAGTACACGTCGGTGTTCCGGCAGCTCCTCACCTATATGATGGAGGATCCGCGCAACATCACCGCCTGCACGCATCTCCTGTTCTGCGCAAAGAACCTCGAGCGCATCGGCGACCATGTGACCAACATCGCGGAGAACGCCTATTATGTGCTCACAGGCCTGCAACTCCCCGTGCAACGGCCGAAGCAGGACGAAACGCAGGTGACGGCCGGGTAG
- the phoB gene encoding phosphate regulon transcriptional regulator PhoB, which yields MAPKVMVVEDDEPLCVLLRYNLEAEGYQVEVITRGDEAEVRLQENVPDLLVLDWMVPAVSGIELCRRLRMRPETERLPIIMLTARGEESDRVRGLSTGADDYLVKPFSTPEFIARVRALLRRAKPEVLSTVLKVGDIVLDRESHRVYRRKSEIRLGPTEFRLLEFMMQHPGRVFSRSQLLDNVWGETIYIDERTVDVHVGRLRKAVNQGRMPDVIRTIRGAGYAIREN from the coding sequence ATCGCACCGAAAGTCATGGTGGTCGAGGATGACGAACCGCTCTGTGTGCTGCTGCGCTACAATCTCGAGGCGGAAGGCTACCAGGTCGAGGTGATCACGCGCGGCGACGAGGCGGAAGTGCGGCTGCAGGAGAACGTCCCGGACCTGCTCGTGCTCGACTGGATGGTGCCTGCCGTCTCGGGGATCGAGCTGTGCCGCCGGCTCAGGATGCGTCCGGAGACGGAGCGGCTCCCGATCATCATGCTGACCGCGCGCGGGGAGGAGAGCGACCGTGTCCGCGGGCTTTCCACCGGCGCGGACGACTATCTGGTGAAGCCCTTCTCGACGCCCGAATTCATCGCGCGGGTGCGTGCGCTTCTCCGGCGCGCCAAGCCCGAAGTGCTTTCCACGGTGCTGAAGGTCGGCGATATCGTGCTCGACCGTGAATCCCATCGCGTCTATCGGCGCAAGAGCGAGATCCGCCTCGGGCCGACGGAATTCCGCCTGCTCGAGTTCATGATGCAGCATCCCGGCCGCGTCTTCTCCCGCAGCCAGCTCCTCGACAATGTCTGGGGCGAGACGATCTACATCGACGAGCGGACGGTGGACGTTCATGTCGGGCGGCTGCGCAAGGCGGTGAACCAGGGGCGGATGCCCGATGTCATCCGCACCATCCGCGGCGCGGGCTACGCCATTCGCGAAAACTGA
- a CDS encoding ROK family protein encodes MTAGIRHDEMRKRNRALVIAAVRRAGQPSRTEIAGLTGLSHSTISAIASDLIEAGAMRETGQGDPPPLRRGRPQVAISLNPDAASVVCLYLSFNSLSAILVDYRGEVIDRRTHRLSTLDMSRDELLNATISAVRDIAQGRSDLLRIACAVQGITDSAGRELLWSPITPLSDLPIGPKLEEAFNVPVTVQNDCNMIAVALRWLNPERYGDNFITILLSHGIGMGLMLDGKMFSGTRSSAGEFGHMVHEPGGALCRCGRRGCIEAYAGNYAIWRRASGKSRDEKPVADIEAGEMQRLAGQARQEEGQARDAFREAGRAIGFGLGNLFALIDPAPVAMVGQGTAAFDILEPEIRRALAETAGGQHAEAVAFETLPNAVPLILHGAAMSALTGLDRDMFAPGLRTSAAGWGKEQPERASPQFSRMA; translated from the coding sequence GTGACTGCAGGCATCCGCCATGACGAGATGCGCAAGCGCAACCGGGCACTGGTGATCGCCGCGGTCAGGCGGGCCGGACAGCCCTCGCGCACCGAGATCGCCGGGCTGACGGGCCTCAGCCACTCCACCATTTCGGCCATCGCCTCCGACCTGATCGAGGCGGGCGCGATGCGCGAGACAGGACAGGGCGACCCGCCGCCCCTGCGGCGCGGCCGACCGCAGGTCGCCATCAGCCTCAATCCCGATGCCGCATCGGTGGTTTGCCTCTATCTCTCCTTCAACAGCCTGTCGGCGATCCTGGTCGACTATCGCGGCGAGGTGATCGACCGAAGGACACATCGGCTTTCCACGCTCGATATGAGCCGGGACGAGTTGCTGAACGCGACCATATCCGCCGTGCGCGACATCGCCCAGGGCCGATCCGATCTGCTGCGAATCGCCTGCGCGGTGCAGGGCATCACCGATTCCGCCGGACGCGAGCTCCTGTGGTCGCCGATCACGCCGCTCAGCGATCTGCCGATCGGCCCCAAACTCGAAGAAGCGTTCAACGTGCCGGTGACGGTGCAGAACGACTGCAACATGATTGCCGTGGCGCTGCGGTGGCTCAATCCCGAGCGCTACGGCGACAACTTCATCACCATTCTCCTTTCCCACGGCATCGGCATGGGCCTGATGCTGGACGGGAAGATGTTCAGCGGCACACGCTCCTCGGCGGGCGAATTCGGCCACATGGTGCATGAACCTGGGGGTGCACTATGCCGTTGCGGGCGCCGGGGCTGCATCGAAGCCTATGCCGGCAACTACGCCATCTGGCGCCGCGCCTCCGGGAAGAGCAGGGACGAGAAGCCGGTGGCCGATATCGAGGCGGGGGAAATGCAGAGGCTTGCGGGGCAAGCGCGGCAAGAAGAGGGACAGGCGCGGGACGCCTTCCGCGAGGCGGGGCGGGCGATCGGCTTCGGCCTCGGCAATCTCTTTGCCCTAATCGACCCGGCACCGGTGGCGATGGTGGGCCAGGGTACGGCGGCCTTCGACATTCTCGAGCCTGAGATCCGCCGTGCGCTGGCCGAGACCGCAGGGGGCCAGCACGCCGAAGCCGTTGCCTTCGAAACATTGCCCAATGCGGTGCCGCTTATCCTGCACGGCGCGGCGATGAGCGCACTGACGGGCCTCGACCGCGACATGTTCGCGCCGGGCCTTCGCACATCAGCGGCGGGCTGGGGGAAAGAGCAGCCCGAACGGGCCTCTCCTCAGTTTTCGCGAATGGCGTAG